The following nucleotide sequence is from Borrelia puertoricensis.
TTTTGTAGTCTTCAAATTTTTTTGCATAATAAACCAAAGTTTTTTGTATGGGTATATTTTTATATGATATGCTTTTTATTGCTTTAAATTTTATATCGGTGAAAAATTTATCTTCTATATTAATCTCTGATTCATCAAAACTGAATTGTAATATGTAAATATTTTTGCTTGCTAGATTTTTTGTAATATGGCTAATCATTTCAAATATTATTTGCTTTTGCTTAAGATGTGGGCTTATGTAAATCTGTGATAAGTTATTATCATTGCACATTTTTGAGTATTCTTTTGAGAAAAAATATGTTTTACTAGGAGATATTGTAAAACAGGTATCATAAGGCATTATTTGTGATAAATTTATTGTAAATAGATAGAATATAAATTTATTTGTGAGTTTTTTCACTACCTTTTTAAGTTATTGGCAATTCCTAGCATATTATCTGAGGTTTGAATTGCTTTTGAGTTTATCTCATAAGCTCTTTGAGCAACAATCATTGTTACCATTTCTTCTGCAATTGATACGTTTGACATTTCAAGTATGCCTTGCCTTAATCTACCCATTCCATTACTTCCTGGTATTCCTGATATTTCTTCTCCAGAACCAGTGGTTTCTTTAAATATGTTGTTTCCAATTGCATTGAGACCTGCTGGATTTACAAATCTTGAAATTTCCATTTGACCAAGTTCAATTGGATCAGAGCTTCCATCAACTTTGACAGATATTATTCCTTCTTGAGATATTGTAATAGAATCTTTTATATATTCTTCAGGAAAGGATATTTCAGGCAATAATTTGTATCCTTGACTTGTTACAAGATCTCCATTTGCGTCGATTTTGAATGAACCATCTCTGGTGTATCCGTAAGTGCCGTCTGGTAAGAGAATCTTGTAAAATCCATCACCTTCAATTGCAATATCAGTTTTTAAATTGGTGGCTTGCAGATTGCCTTGTTCAAAGATTCTGTGTGTTGCTGATACTTTTGTTCCGTGTCCAACTTGATTGCCAAGAGGACTTACTGTGTCCTCAGTTGCAGGAGTTCCTGCTCTTTTTTGTGTTTGATATATTAGATCTTCAAATTCGGCTCTTATTTTTTTAAATCCCGTAGTGTTTACATTTGAGAGATTATTGGCAATTGTATCCACGTTATATTGTTGTGCTTTCATTCCGCTGGCTGCTGTCCAGAGTGATCTCATCATAAACTAATCTCCTTAAAATTTTCCAATTTCGTTAATTAATTTACCAAGAAGTGAGTCCTCGGTTTGTATTGTTTTTTGATTTGCTTCATAGGCCCTATTAACTGTAATCATTGATACCATTTCATTAATGGCGTTTACATTTGAGCCTTCTAAAGTACCAGTTTCAATTTTGGGTCTTGAATTTATTTCGATATTTCTAGCTTGTCCAGATATTTCTGTACTATTCCAGAGTGAACTGCCTTGTTTTTGTAGAAATCTTGTTTTTTCAAAATTTACAATCTTTAAGTTGTCAAGGAGTTCATAGTTTTCCCATGAATTTTCATATTCACTTACAAGATTTTTGGGATTTTTTTCAAATGTTGAATTATGAAATATTTGTCCTTGAGCTGTTATTTTAAAGTTATTATCTTTTAAGTATATGTATCCCTTCTCTCCAATTACAGGATATCCATCTTTTGTAACAAGTATGCCTTCTGGTCCGAGTATGAAAGAACCGTTCCTTGTATATCTCTCTCCTTCTGGTGTTTGAACAACAAAAAAGCCTTCATCAGTTAATGCTAAGTCAAGAGGATTTCCAGTGATTTTTAGTGGTCCTTGTTCAAAAGAAGTGTAGATTTCATTTTCTTCAACTCCTGTACCAAGCTTGCCAATAACAGGTGCTGTCTCCAAGTATCCTTTGGGAAATTTGTAAAGACCGTCATCATTGATTCTCCTAATTAACATTTCGGGGAATGCTTTTTGGACAGATAAATCTTTTTTGTATCCCGTAAGGTCAATATTTGCTAAATTATTCGCAATAACATCTAACCTGTGTCTTTGTGCCATCATTCCGCTGGCAGCAGTATAAATACCTCTTACCACATTAAACCCTCATTATTTATCATTGATATTGTTATTAATTTTATCACTAAAATTAGTATATATCAATTTTGATTTCTTTATTGTTTTATGTATCTTGATTTTCTAAGATTGAACTATCAATTTGTATTTAGTAATTTAAATTAATGTAAGTAAATTATTCTTTTTGCAAAAAGTATGAAATAAATGTATAATCTTTCTTTGTCATGACATATTTAAATTGTTGGCTCAGATATTAATTTTAGGAGTTTATATGGATAAGAATGTATTGAGAATTATTCTTTTATTTTATTTTTCGTTTTTTGCATTTGCAGAGTCTGAGAAAACAGACAATAAAAAAGACGGTAGTGAGGTTTTAGGATATTGGGTTGGATATGATAGTACTACGAATGTTAAAAATTCTGTAATTTATGTTTATAAATATAATGATAAAGTCTATGGTAGAATTTTAAATGTAATAAAGGATGGGAAGGTGCATGATATTAATGATCCTTCTGGTTATAGGGTTATAGGTTTTGAGCATTTAATTACTGAAGGTCTTGATTTTATGTGGGGGCTTAAATATATTGAGTCTTCTGACAAGTGGGATAAGGGTAAGATTATTGATCCTAAGAATGGTAAAATTTATAGTTCTGAAATGAGGGTAGATCCAAAAACGGGTAATCTTATTACCAAGGGTAAGGTATGGATTTTTGGTAGAAGTAAGGTTTGGACAAGAGCTAATGAAGATGAGATTCCAAAATTAGATGTAGAAGGTATAGTTCCAAATCCCCCTGTAGCGGAAGAATAAAAAAAATAAGTATTTAATTTTTTGTGGGAATCTTAATGAAAGATAGAACGGAATATTATGATAAATTTATTATGAAAGTACCTAACTTTCCAAAGGAAGGTATACTTTTTTATGATATTACTAATGTTTTACTCAAAGCAGAAGCATATAAATCTTTAATTGAAGATGCGTATGCTTTTTATTTATCAAGAAACATCGATTACATTGCTGCTATTGAATCAAGAGGTTATCTTATTGGTGCGCCTTTGGCTTTAAAAATGGGCTTGCCTCTTTTGTTGATTCGAAAAGAAGGTAAACTTCCAAGGCAAGTCTTAAGAGAGAGATATGAACTTGAGTATGGATTTAGCAGTATTGAAATACATAAAGATGATGTTAAACAACATTCAAATATTTTGTTAGTTGATGATGTTTTAGCTACCGGAGGCACTTTGAGAGCAGCCGACATGTTGCTTAAAAAGGCGGGTGGAGTGGTATCTGATATCTTTTGCTTTATTGAACTTGTAAGTATGAATGGTAGAGATGCTTTACGGGAATATAGTTTAAATTCTCTTGTTAGATATTTTTGATAGTTATTTAATAAATAATTTGTATTATTAATTTAGTGAGATTAAATAAGTTAATTGAGCTTAAATAATTGACTTTAAATTTCATTAAATTTATAATACTTAGCTGAGCATTGAGAGGTGATTGTGATGTATGCGTTGTTGGAAATAAAGGGTAAACAGTACAAGGCTGTTATGGGAGAGATGTTAAAGATAGATAAAATTGGAGCTAGTGAAGGTGATAAAATAGAATTTAGCAGTGTAATGCTTGTAAACAAGAATGGAGATGTGAAGATAGGCAAACCTTATGTTTTAGGTTCTTGTGTAAAATGTACTTATATAGAAGATAAAAAAGATAAAAAAGTTATCTCTTACAGATATATAAGAAGAAAGTCAAGTGAGCGAAAGGTCGGCCATCGTCAATCCTATTCTTATGTTTTGGTTGATGATATAGTTGTTAGTTAGTGATTAATGTTTTAATAAAGACTCGTAATGATATAATTATTTATATTTTAGCTAATGGGCATGCTAGAGGAAATGATTATGTTAATATAGTTTGTTCTTCCTTTTCTTTTATTTTAAGGACTTTTTTAAGTGTTCTTAATTGTGAAAAAGAAGATTTTACTGTGGACAATTCTTTAAGAGGATATTTAAAATTTGAGGCTTCTTTTGAAGATTTGGATAGGCAGAATCTTTTTTATTATAGTAAATTTTTAATACAAGGTGTAAAGGATTTATGCTTTGAGTATCCTTGTGATATTAAATTGATTTTGGAGGAAAGTAGTGGCAACAAGTAAAAGTGGTGGTAGTTCTAAGAATGGAAGAGATTCTATATCTAAGAGGCTTGGTGTTAAGAGAAGTGGTGGGCAATTTGTGAGATCTGGAGAAATAATTGTACGTCAAAGAGGTACAAAATTTCATAAAGGCAAAAATTCTGGACTTGGCAGAGATCATACGATATTTGCATTAAAGGATGGTATAGTAGAGTTTAAAACTTTTAAGGGCCGAAAATATATAAATATTATTTAATATTGTTATAGTTGAGGTTGATTTGCATACGTTTAAGGATTCTTTAAACATAACTGTGTCTTCAGGTAATGGGGGTGCAGGATGTGTTTCTTTTTTGCGTGAAAGGTTTAAATCCAAAGGAGGTCCTGATGGTGGTGATGGAGGTCGGGGTGGAAATGTAGTCTTTAAGGTTAAGGTAGATCTTAAAACCCTATCTCTTTATAAAAATGGTCAAAAATTTGCTGCTAATAATGGCAAGCCTGGGATGGGTTCTAGGAAGAATGGGGCTTCTGGAGAAGATTTAGTTATTTTTATTCCTCCTAATACCCGTGTTTATGATGCTTTTACTGATTCTATGTTGTTTGAACTTCAGAACTTTGGTGATGAAGTTATTGCTTTAAAGGGTGGAAGAGGTGGCCTTGGAAATGTAAATTTTAAAAGTTCTACAAAACGGACACCAAGATTTGCTCAACCCGGAGAATCTGGTATTACTTTGGATTTACGTCTTGAATTAGGATTGATAGCTGATATTGGACTTGTTGGGCTTCCTAATTCAGGTAAGTCTTCTCTTATTTCTACAATAACTGCTTCAAGGTCAAAGGTTGGAGATTATCCTTTTACTACTAAAGTTCCGCATCTTGGCGTTTTGAAGTCTTATTATGATGATTTGGTAATTGCTGATGTGCCTGGGATAATTGAGGGTGCAAGTCGAGGGATGGGGCTTGGTTTTGAATTTTTGAGGCATATTTCAAAGACTAAAGTTTTGGTCTTTTTGATTGATGTTGCTAGTAATGACTTTATGAGTACTTATAATATTCTTGTTAATGAGCTTAGTGTGTATGATGTTGGCCTTTCAAGTAAGAAGCGACTAATTGTTGCTAATAAACTTGATTTAGAAGGTGCTATTGAAAATTTTAATCAGTTAAAAAGAGCTTTGGATGGCGAAAAAGTTTTAGGAATTTCTATTTATGATAATATGGGAATAGATGACCTTGTTAGTGAACTTTTTGCTTTATCGAGGATTTAAAGTCATTGTTTTTTAGAAGTTCAAAATTAATATTGTTCAGACATTAATTAATGTAGTAAATTAAATGTATAACATGGGAGATTTATGCGAATAGCAATATTGGGTGGTACTTATAATCCTGTTCATGTTGGGCATATGTTTTTAGCAAAGGAGATAGAGCATTTTTTAAATGTTGATAAAATACTATTCATTCCTACTCATAAACCTGTTCATAAGCGTGTTGAAAATATTAGTATTAAAGATAGAATTGCGATGCTTAAGTTGGCCATACAACATGAAAATAATATGTTTATCGATGAATGCGATATTATAAATGGCGGAATAACTTATACTGTTGATACTATTGCTTGTATTAGGAATAAATATGTTCATGATGATATTTATTTGGTAATTGGAGATGATCTTTTTGAGAGTTTTGATTCATGGAAAAATCCAGAAAAAATAATCGAATCTGTTAATCTTGTGGTGGTTCACAGGATTTACAGTGAAAGATTAGTTAGTCGGTTTGAACATATTTATGTTGATAATAGAATATTTTCTATTTCTTCTTCAGAGATTAGAAGTAGAATTGAGCAAGGATTACCCGTTGATTATTTGCTTCCCTTTGATGTTTTGCGATATATTAAGAGTAATAATTTATATGTTAAAGGTCAATAATTGAGAAAAGAATTATTTTTTTTAGTTTTAATTATTTTAATAGTTCTTGGTATTGTGATTTTTTTTGTTGATAGTTCTAAGAGAGAACAAATATATTTTGAATTGAATACTAAGAGTAATATTAGTTTTTTATTTCTTATAGAAGATGATAATGACAATCTTTTAAGTATGCAAGAGATTTTCATTAATATAAAAACAGGAAATGTTGGATTTTTAGATATTCCTGTTTATACAGGTTATGAGGATTTAAAGGGAAATGTGTCTTGGTTTGAAGATTTATATAAAAAGGATAGCTTTAATGAATTTTTGTCTAAAGTATCTAGACAGTTGAATCATGAACCTGATTATTATATTTGTTTTAAAAAGAGTAGTTTTGTTAAATTTGTTGACTATATTGGTGGAGTTCGTCTTCTTGTTAAAAATCCTGTTAAAATATATAATTTAGTACGTCCTATCTTAATACCCTCTGGTAATTCTGTTTTTGATGGAGATAAGTCTTATGATTATTTAAGTTATTTCAGAGATATTGCTTCTTACGATGAAAGATTTGAGTTTTTTAAGGAATTTTT
It contains:
- a CDS encoding adenine phosphoribosyltransferase codes for the protein MKDRTEYYDKFIMKVPNFPKEGILFYDITNVLLKAEAYKSLIEDAYAFYLSRNIDYIAAIESRGYLIGAPLALKMGLPLLLIRKEGKLPRQVLRERYELEYGFSSIEIHKDDVKQHSNILLVDDVLATGGTLRAADMLLKKAGGVVSDIFCFIELVSMNGRDALREYSLNSLVRYF
- the nadD gene encoding nicotinate (nicotinamide) nucleotide adenylyltransferase — translated: MRIAILGGTYNPVHVGHMFLAKEIEHFLNVDKILFIPTHKPVHKRVENISIKDRIAMLKLAIQHENNMFIDECDIINGGITYTVDTIACIRNKYVHDDIYLVIGDDLFESFDSWKNPEKIIESVNLVVVHRIYSERLVSRFEHIYVDNRIFSISSSEIRSRIEQGLPVDYLLPFDVLRYIKSNNLYVKGQ
- the obgE gene encoding GTPase ObgE yields the protein MHTFKDSLNITVSSGNGGAGCVSFLRERFKSKGGPDGGDGGRGGNVVFKVKVDLKTLSLYKNGQKFAANNGKPGMGSRKNGASGEDLVIFIPPNTRVYDAFTDSMLFELQNFGDEVIALKGGRGGLGNVNFKSSTKRTPRFAQPGESGITLDLRLELGLIADIGLVGLPNSGKSSLISTITASRSKVGDYPFTTKVPHLGVLKSYYDDLVIADVPGIIEGASRGMGLGFEFLRHISKTKVLVFLIDVASNDFMSTYNILVNELSVYDVGLSSKKRLIVANKLDLEGAIENFNQLKRALDGEKVLGISIYDNMGIDDLVSELFALSRI
- a CDS encoding ribosomal-processing cysteine protease Prp; its protein translation is MINVLIKTRNDIIIYILANGHARGNDYVNIVCSSFSFILRTFLSVLNCEKEDFTVDNSLRGYLKFEASFEDLDRQNLFYYSKFLIQGVKDLCFEYPCDIKLILEESSGNK
- a CDS encoding DUF2147 domain-containing protein yields the protein MDKNVLRIILLFYFSFFAFAESEKTDNKKDGSEVLGYWVGYDSTTNVKNSVIYVYKYNDKVYGRILNVIKDGKVHDINDPSGYRVIGFEHLITEGLDFMWGLKYIESSDKWDKGKIIDPKNGKIYSSEMRVDPKTGNLITKGKVWIFGRSKVWTRANEDEIPKLDVEGIVPNPPVAEE
- the rpmA gene encoding 50S ribosomal protein L27; the encoded protein is MATSKSGGSSKNGRDSISKRLGVKRSGGQFVRSGEIIVRQRGTKFHKGKNSGLGRDHTIFALKDGIVEFKTFKGRKYINII
- the flgF gene encoding flagellar basal-body rod protein FlgF — translated: MVRGIYTAASGMMAQRHRLDVIANNLANIDLTGYKKDLSVQKAFPEMLIRRINDDGLYKFPKGYLETAPVIGKLGTGVEENEIYTSFEQGPLKITGNPLDLALTDEGFFVVQTPEGERYTRNGSFILGPEGILVTKDGYPVIGEKGYIYLKDNNFKITAQGQIFHNSTFEKNPKNLVSEYENSWENYELLDNLKIVNFEKTRFLQKQGSSLWNSTEISGQARNIEINSRPKIETGTLEGSNVNAINEMVSMITVNRAYEANQKTIQTEDSLLGKLINEIGKF
- the rplU gene encoding 50S ribosomal protein L21, with translation MYALLEIKGKQYKAVMGEMLKIDKIGASEGDKIEFSSVMLVNKNGDVKIGKPYVLGSCVKCTYIEDKKDKKVISYRYIRRKSSERKVGHRQSYSYVLVDDIVVS
- the flgG gene encoding flagellar basal-body rod protein FlgG, with translation MMRSLWTAASGMKAQQYNVDTIANNLSNVNTTGFKKIRAEFEDLIYQTQKRAGTPATEDTVSPLGNQVGHGTKVSATHRIFEQGNLQATNLKTDIAIEGDGFYKILLPDGTYGYTRDGSFKIDANGDLVTSQGYKLLPEISFPEEYIKDSITISQEGIISVKVDGSSDPIELGQMEISRFVNPAGLNAIGNNIFKETTGSGEEISGIPGSNGMGRLRQGILEMSNVSIAEEMVTMIVAQRAYEINSKAIQTSDNMLGIANNLKR